A DNA window from Methylocystis heyeri contains the following coding sequences:
- a CDS encoding SGNH/GDSL hydrolase family protein, with amino-acid sequence MTALLFAAFCVVLVLAAALIAIALADADARCGLRLALARKLPWLAPQAIVAGDSLAACCDFRPLASRPFGVVSLARGGATLPEIAGQLGRASGVEAGVVIVDGGLNDLLSHGASPERIARDFVALLTLMGPRDKVVFTLMPHVADSAYSRRIDRANELIGAICREKGVVALDLNPRLSVGGVRRPEMTDDGLHFTARANALWVEALRSLQKA; translated from the coding sequence GTGACGGCTCTGCTCTTCGCCGCTTTTTGCGTTGTCCTTGTTCTCGCGGCGGCATTGATCGCCATCGCGCTCGCGGACGCAGACGCGCGCTGCGGCCTGCGCCTTGCTCTCGCCCGCAAGCTCCCCTGGTTGGCTCCGCAAGCGATCGTCGCCGGCGACAGTCTCGCCGCCTGCTGCGACTTCCGGCCGCTCGCATCCAGACCCTTCGGCGTTGTCTCGCTGGCCAGGGGCGGGGCCACATTGCCGGAGATCGCAGGGCAGCTTGGTCGGGCCAGCGGAGTCGAGGCGGGCGTCGTCATCGTCGACGGCGGCCTCAATGATCTGCTGAGCCACGGGGCCTCGCCCGAGCGGATCGCCCGGGATTTCGTGGCGCTGCTGACGCTCATGGGCCCAAGGGACAAAGTCGTGTTTACGCTGATGCCCCATGTCGCTGACAGCGCCTACAGCCGGCGCATAGACCGGGCCAACGAATTGATCGGCGCGATCTGCCGCGAGAAGGGCGTCGTCGCGCTCGACCTCAACCCTCGTCTTTCGGTCGGCGGGGTGCGCAGGCCTGAGATGACCGATGACGGGCTTCACTTCACCGCGCGCGCAAACGCCCTGTGGGTGGAAGCCCTGCGAAGCCTCCAAAAAGCATGA
- a CDS encoding alpha/beta fold hydrolase — translation MEEFLSNGVAISYLDFKPLVADKDEPIVLVHGFASTHAVNWLFTQWVKTLTEDGRRVVLFDNRGHGRSQKLYDPAAYGLDAMAGDLDGLMDHLKIERADIMGYSLGARIATVFALERPERVRSLTLGGVGLSLIAPNTLPEGLAEAMEIERIEDIEDPGLKIFRGFAESTRSDLKALAACARGAAGQGIDPAALAHIEAPVLVCVGTRDDVAGDPHPLAKLFRDVRIVDIPGRDHNRAVGDRIYKQAVLDFLAQRP, via the coding sequence ATGGAAGAGTTTCTCTCGAATGGCGTCGCGATTTCCTATCTGGATTTCAAGCCGCTTGTTGCGGATAAGGATGAGCCGATCGTACTGGTCCACGGGTTTGCGTCCACCCATGCCGTGAACTGGCTTTTCACCCAGTGGGTGAAAACCTTGACGGAAGACGGTCGCCGGGTCGTGCTGTTCGACAATCGAGGGCACGGCCGCTCGCAGAAGCTTTACGATCCCGCAGCTTACGGGCTTGACGCGATGGCCGGCGATCTCGATGGCCTGATGGACCATCTGAAGATCGAGCGCGCGGATATCATGGGATATTCGCTCGGCGCCCGCATCGCGACGGTGTTCGCTCTGGAGCGTCCCGAACGGGTGCGTTCGCTCACGCTCGGCGGCGTAGGCTTGAGCCTCATCGCGCCCAACACGCTTCCCGAAGGGCTGGCGGAAGCGATGGAGATCGAGCGGATCGAGGACATCGAGGATCCGGGGCTGAAGATTTTCCGAGGCTTCGCGGAGTCGACCCGCAGCGATCTCAAGGCTCTCGCCGCCTGTGCGCGGGGCGCCGCGGGACAAGGCATCGATCCCGCCGCACTCGCCCACATCGAGGCGCCGGTGCTGGTCTGTGTCGGCACGCGCGACGACGTGGCCGGCGATCCCCATCCGCTGGCGAAATTGTTCAGGGACGTTCGGATCGTCGACATTCCGGGCCGTGATCATAACCGCGCCGTGGGCGACCGCATCTACAAGCAGGCGGTGCTGGACTTTCTGGCGCAACGCCCCTAG